The stretch of DNA AGTTTTCAGGGAAGTCCAGATGTAGAACAAAGCAAAACCCACCTGCGGCTCTTCAGCGGGCTGTAGCGTGGCACCTGCTGACCCTCGTTCCTCAGACTGCCAAGGGGACACAGGTGTCCTTTCAAGGGGCCACCCTGCCCTGGGATCTGCCCCTCtcttgcctccttccctctctagtCCCCACTgatcctccctccaccccccaggccTGCAAAATGACCCCTACCTGCCTTCTGCCTGACAGTGTGCAGGTGCTCAAAGCCCAGACCCCAAAACGCACATCCAACCCGAGTCTGCCAGGTCAGGCAAGGCCCTGCCTCCCGCATCCTTGAAAGCACACCCGGGTCTAGGCCACCTGGCTGTCGGCATGCGTCCTGCAGCCTCTCCGTCACCTGCTGCTTGGCCCCATAGACTTTAATTTGAAGTGATAACCAATAATTAATGGCTATAGAAGTAAGAGGGACAGGTTTTTAAATTCCGCTCCCTTACAGTCGCAGTAGTCAGAGGTAAGAGGGAGTCTGGGATTGGCCCAGGAGGCTCACAAAGCCCACAGTCCTGCTCAGAAGTGGCTCTCAGGATTGCTGGCATTCCTGGAGTGCATGAGTGCCGGGGcgggggcagagaagcagaatgTGTGGAATGCTCTGGAGGGCACCAGAAACTGCCCTCTGCCCTGCCAAGAAATGGCTTCAGATGACGGCTTCCTGGGTTCTTAGCCAGAGCTGTGCTTCAGGAGCCAGCAGGGGGCTGACTTGGGCTCCAGCtcagtgtggttccagaggctTCTGACAGCCGCCAGTCAGGGTCCCCGTGTGTGGATATGCATGCGTGTGTGGGTGCGTGAGTGTGTGCTCACACCCACGGTGCACAGCTCTCCGGGTGattccctcctgcccccctgccccccggctGCTTCTGGTTTCTTTCTGCCTTCGCTTCTGTGGCCTTTCTTACACAGCAGGCGAGCCCTACTTGCAGTGAGTACTTGAAAAGGTCTTGTTGAGCTGAGAAAGGGGGAAGCGCCTGGCCTGGCACGAGATGAGATGCCAACAGGACATTTTGTTTCCCGTGTTGTAGAAGATCGGCAACTTCTCCATCGTGAGGCGACTCGGCGTGCAGGAGTGTATCCTTCTGGTCACTCAGCGCATAACCAAGTACCCCGTGCTAGTGGAGCGCCTGATTCAGAACACAGAAGGTAATGTCGCTGCCCTCGCTGCCTGGCTCGCTTCTGCCCTCAGGGgcgatctctgtctctcttgcctcATGTTAGCAGCAGACTGGGTGAGCGCCCCTCTGTGCTCCATCCCCGGTCGTCTGGATTCACGCCGAGCGCTGGGGTTTCCGACCCAGTGTGGGTCCAGGCACAGAGATGGTCCGTGTGTTGCATGCCTAGAAGCTGGAAGGCGGAGGAAACAGGGCGCACAGCGCAGCCCGGAGTTTTCCGAGGCCAGGGCCTGACCACACCTGACcatacctcccccacccctaggaGATTTGGGCCCTGGGAGAATGAGCACATTTTCCCGCCACAGAAGCCAGAGCTTGCAGTGAGAGgagcggggtggtgggggggttgTTATGAAGAGCTGGCGGGCCTAGGGGCGCATGTTTAGCAAGAAGTGACCACTGGGCCGCATGGAGCTCACGGGAAGCTCTGATTTGGCAAAAACCAAAGGCCGGGCTGCCGCGTTTCTTTCCGAAAAGCATTTACAGCTCGAGAGATCCGAATCAGAAGGTGGATTCTCGAGGGTCCCCTGAGCTGCAGCTTCAGGGTACAGCCCTCAGACACCCAGCGTGTGTCCCCTTGGCGCCGTGGTGGCGGACGTGGGTGGAGGAAAGCACTgactctggtgtgtgtgtggcagCTGGCACCGAGGACTACAGAGACCTGACCCAGGCCCTGAACCTCATCAAGGACATCATCTCCCAAGTGGACGCAAAGGTCAGCGAGTGCGAGAAGGGCCAGCGCCTCCGGGAGATCGCGGGGAAGATGGACTTGAAGTCGTCCAGCAAGTTCAAGAACGGGCTGACCTTCCGCAAGGAGGACATGCTGCAGCGGCAGCTCCAGCTGGAGGGCACGCTGTGCTGGAAGACCACGTCGGGGCGCCTGAAAGGTAAAGGCCCGTCCCTCACCTCtgctggggggcggtggggggcctTCCCGGATCAGCGGCGCCTTGTGCACAAGCAGGAGCTGGCCTAGCTGCTCCACGGCCAAAGGGAGGTTGGGTGCACGCTAGTCAGGATGACGGGCAGCCAGGAGCGTGGGAAGAATGGGCTTTGGGGTGCTGCGGGACCCACCACGAGGACCGCTAACCTCAGCGGCCCCAAGCATCGCACTCCCTGCTCGGGGTGTGCTTCCAGAACATAGAGCACTCGGGACTCAATACTGAGTTTCCTGGCTCATCTCGTGAGCTTCTGGAAACTTCCTCACCCGCCCTTTGACATCaacatgtctctcttttttttttttttttttaataaattttttttttaagattttattgatttgagagtgAGCGTGAGAGAACACGagtggggtgagggcagagggagacgcagactgcccgctgagcagggagcctgatgcggggctcgatcccaggaccctgagatcatgacctgagtcgaaggcagacgcttcactgactgagccacccaggcgccccaacatcgGCGTCTTAAAAGATCTCTCGGGGAGTGTTTGAGACGGCCAGTGACCAAATGTGTCTGTCCGGAATTTGCACAGGCGAGCACCCAGCGGATGGTTTAACTCCCGCTGTGTACGGGACACCGAGGTGGATGGTGGGAGGCCCTCGCCCTCAGGGGACTTCAGTCCGTGGCCCAAAAGGGAGAAgtaaggaaacaaacagaaactagTGAAAAGTGCAGTAAATGCTTCAGAGGAAGCCAGCAGGCCACAGGCAGGAGAATTACAGAAGGAGATAGAAAATAGTgggtgccctggtggctcagtggattaagccgctgccttaggctcaggtcatgatctcagggtcctgagatcgagtcccgcatcgggctctctgctcagcagggagcctgcttccctctctctctgcctgcctctctgcctgcttgtgatctctgtttgtcaaataaataaataaaatctttaaaaataaaaaaaaagaaagaaagaaaatagtgagGTCGACGGACACCCCCAGACGCCTGCAGGAGCTTTACGGCGCCAGGCTAAGTGACCGGGACCCCTCCTGGAGGCTGAAGCCTCCTCCGGGACGTACACAGGGCCCTGCAACCCCGTCAGACGCGTCCCCCTGCGCTTCTCCTCAGACGTCCTCGCTGTCCTGCTGACCGACGTGCTTTTGCTGCTGCAAGAAAAGGATCAAAAATACGTCTTTGCCTCGGTGGTAGGTGTCCCGTCTCCTTCAGATGAAGGGTCCCGCCCGCCTTAGGGACCCTTCGGGGTTTGCTGGAAGGCTGCCTGCACAGAAGGCAGCTCTCTgttaacccactgacccaggtCCTCCCGGGGCCAGAAGGTTCCAGCGAAGCAGGAGTAGAATTTTCTGAGACCCCCGGGGTCCTGTTTGGTTGCCTGGGAAGGCTTCAGAGGCCCGTGCTAACATCCTGTCCAGTCTTAGCCTTTACATTTCTGTGACTCTGCCTCTCTCGGGGCACAGGGTCTTGGGGGCTCCAGCTGACTCTGTCCGGCCCCCCCAAGTATGACACCCGTCACCCCGGACGGAGGCCACCCTCATTACTTCAGTTGACCTTCATCACCTCTGTGAAGGCCCCGTCTCTAAATAATCCAAAGCGTCTTTGCCCCCCGCCCCCTCGATGGCAAATATCTCTGAATTATTTGAGAACAGAGGGGCACAGGAGCCCCCCCATCCCGCTTCCCCTCAGACTCGGCTCCACGGCTGCTCCGACACAGCCCGGTGAACGGCGTCCTCCCCGACCCCGTCTTCCACCCACACAGGACTCGAAGCACCCGGTCATCTCCTTACAAAAgctcattgtgagggaagtggcCAACGAGGAGAAAGCCATGTTCCTGATCAGCGCCTCCCTGCGAGGGCCGGAGATGTATGAGATCTACACCAGCTCCAAAGAGGAGAGGAACACTTGGATGGCCCACATCCGAAGGGCCGTGGAGAGGTGAGAAGGGCCCGTGTGGGTGTTCCCTGCCCACAGCTCTTTGGCCCTTGGCTTTGGGCAAAGCAGCTGTGACCTGGAAGTACCCAGGAGAGGGCTGGAGGTCGCAGGAAGGCCAGAggcccctctgcctttcccctgccTCATTCTGCCCTAGTACCTCGTCCACCCGCCTCATCTAAAGGGGACAACTGACACCCTTCCAACTCCTTCCACCAACAGCTCAACCAGTCAGAGGCTAAAAAGATGTTGCTGGCCAGTGGGTGTGGGCCCAGGCTCTTGTATCCTCTGTACTGGTGGGGTGCAGTGAGGGACACCTGACCTGGGGGCCAGACCTGTCAGAGGAGGTTCTGGtgtcctgtcctgtccttccTCAGGCCAGGGACCCCAGGGAACCCCAGCCAGCTGCTGTTCCCTCTCTTTATGCCTGGAAGCTTCCTGAACGTGCTCAGAGCTCTCTCGATGCTGAATTTCAGTTCTGCAGCCCCCCAGGAAATAAGCTGTCCTCAATCTCCCCCCGCCCCGTGTGGCCAGGCATGGAACCCACGGCTGGTGACGGGTGGACACTTGAAGACAAGATAAAGGCCGGCGgctgccttgcccttgcccccCACCACCCGTCTCTCCCTCACTGTTAACAAGCTCAGTCACCCCCAGGACGAGGCGCTCTGAGCAGCTGCTTCTGCTGGTGCAGCTCTCGGTGCCCATCGCCGAGGCCAGCCTGCCCGAAGGCGTTGCTGCCCatctgccccctctccctccagctgtCCGGACGAGGAGGAGGGGCCCTTCAGCGAGGCCGAGGAGGAGAAGAAGGTGTTCGAGGCCCGCGCCCTGAGGCTGAGGGACTTCCAAGGTAAGGGGAGTCAGGCTGGACCACCGTCGTGTCCCCCGTAGGGTGAGAAGGGCCCGGGACCGCCAGGAGCATTTCTGTCCTCTCCCACTGGGGTCAGCCATGGAGCAGATCTCCACCCGAGCGACAAGGCGTTTTGTGAGGCTTTATCATGAGAGGGTGGCACTCGGGGCCCCTGAGCCGTTTCCAGACACCCTGGCTTtgccacacatacacacacacgcgcacgcacacacacaccccagtccCTATCCAGGAAGGAGCTCGCTGGGGGTGTCCCAGGTCACATAAGGCAAAAACCCCAAGGGGACTTAGAGTAGCACAGGACCCCACAGCCTCCTTCTAGAGCTTGGTACACCCGCAGCAGCCCTGGCTTTGTGTCTGCAGACCTCAGCCTCCAGCTCcctgttttaatttgttttaacttCTTCATTGAGCTGTCACTGAGACACAATACAATTCAGCCATTTAAAGTACAGCATTCCGTGGCTCGTAGTCTCTGGCACGAGATCGTGCAGCTGTCCCCACAATTTCAGATCATCTTCACCACTCCCGAGAGAAAGGCCATCCCTGCGAGCTGTCACTCCctgttccttcctccctcagcccctcgtaacctctgttctactttctgtttctgtgagtttgcaCATCCTGGGGATCTTGTATCAATGGGGTCTTGCCATGTTTCTCCTTTTGTGTCTCAGCTGACTTCACCGAGCAGGATGGTTCAAGGTTCAGCCACATTGTAGCGTGTGTcgacttccttcctttttaaggctgaatccCGTTCCATTGTAAGACGCACCCCATGGGCTCATCCGTTCCCCTCCCCGGCCCTAACGGATTCCCACAAGACTTCAGTGAGATCACTGCCAAGAACAATCCCAGGGACTTTGTGGTCTCAGTCGACCCTCCTCTTCCCCGTCTGTAACTcagtcctttatttttaaattaggaaacaCGTAGgccataaagacagaaaattaggtggtatatatttatttctcttcgTGGGGAGGGTGTATGTTTGAGATTATTTACTCATAGAAATGtccaaaagaaaggagggggACCTCCCACTGACCCCGGAAGCACAGTGCGAACGCAGTGCTCGTTCAGACTCTGTATTTCTAGTGGCTGATAATAAAACACGGGTCCTGTATAGACATATCTCCGCTGGTGCCACAGTCCTACAACAGTATCCCTCATTCCTGATGGGATTCTCACTGCattaaaaaatagatactttCGCTATGGAGATGGGCTTTCCCATCTTCGATCAAAAGCTGGTCTCATCCTTCACGGTGGCCCATCAGGGACACTCACCCAAATCAGGAGCCAGGCAGGATCAGCCCCTCCCGCCGGGATTCCCTACACTCTATAAGTTCCTCCGGGGTCACAAGGGGAGAAGTGGAAATAAGACCAGGACTGCAGGGCACGTGACAGACTTGTGTTTTGCATGTGAAATGATTACTCACCTAGAAAATCTAATAGAACCACGTCGAAAACTGTTGGAACCTCTGAGGGCGCCCAGTAAGTAGTTCAGCCAGAGGTGACGTGTATACACAGGCAGCCACCGGTGGGAAAGTTGCTGTCGCAGCAACAGCAGCAAAGAGCATCAAACCCAGAGAGACCTGTAAGAAGTCTGGCCTAAATGCCTGAAGGAGGAGTTTCAGGAGAAGACGACGAAGTCTTGTAGGAGTGTCCCTCCGGCCCAAACGAGGAAATCGGCCTGTTCTGGTCCTTGTGCACACCCCACAGTGTTAGGTTTCTGTAACTAGAGCAAATGATCCAAAGACGGGGCTGTGGCCGCCCCTGCCCCATGGGATGTTGGACTCAGGGTGGGCTGCAGGTGGGAGCTGGGTCCCCGGGGAAAATGACCCCAGAAGGCCAACCCTCCGCTTCCCGTCGCTTTGCAGAGCGACTGAACGTGAAAGACCAGCAGATTGCACAGAGCCTTGGCGAGAAGCAGCAGATCTACCTGGAGATGGCGGAGATGAGCGGGCTGGAAGACATCGCTCAGTCGCGACTCCTCTTCCGAGGAGGGGATTCCTCGGAGACCATGCAGGGGGAGCTGATCCTCAAGTCGGCCATGAGTGAGAGTAAGGAGCCACATCTAGGGGCCCTCACTGGGTGCTGCTCCACGGCCGCCCTACAGTTCTGCCGCCCTACAGTTCTgcctggtggggggggaggtggtcCGGGCATGCTCCCGGACACAGTGCTGACCCCCCCCCAGCAGACTTACAGCACCTTCTCCCGGGCACCCACTACAGGTGAGGCAGCACCACGCTGGGCCCCTGGGATCCGAAGTCAACCAAGATGGGTTCCCACACTCGGGAGGTTCTTTCTGACAAGTGGGTCCCCAATGATGTCCCCAGAAATAAGCACACATCCAAATGTGGTAGGTCACTTCAGAGGGCTCCGAGACCCGGCCCACCTCCCAGGAGGGCTTCCGGAAACGTCGAGGTGGGAAGAGGCTTATGAGCACAGCGGCCACGGGAGGGCGCTGGCGGGCCCGTGGCCTGTCCTTGTGTGCACCCTCAGCCACAGGGCCTGCTTCGGGGGTGGCCAGGGGCCTTGCCCGAGCCCCTAGCGGCCCCCAGGCAGCTGCTGAGCCAGCCCCACGTGAGGCCCAGCATGTGTCAGGCCAGGCAGCCACTGCTCATCGGGTCCAGCTGGGAAAGCAGACGAGAGAGACAGCTGCTGCCCTCCAGGCCTTTCCTCAGAGTAACGGGGAAAGAGAGCTCCCTTGTGGACTGTGTGTCCGCTCAGTCTCGCTtcctccagccacactgacctgCTGCTTCCTCACATTTCTTCAGTGGCCATTGTTCTTGGCCCCCTGAGGACACTCTTGTATGTGCCTCAGCCTGGAAcgttcttctcccctcctcctcacctGGCCAAAGCCTGTTTGTCCTAGAGCATTTTGTGTGACCTGACCTGCCCCCAAAGGCCACTCTCCCATGGCCTCTAACCGTCTGTGTGACAGTCGACAGCCAAGCACACAACCACGTTCCTCACCAGGCCCAGCACAACCCCAGCCGCCCCCACACGCTGCCCCCCGGTCCAGCCTCTCCTGCGGACACAGACTGGCATGTCCTGGTCGTTGTACCTGGAGCTCGGGCATGCacaggctgggggtggtggggactgAAGTCCCATGTTGGGGGGATAGAAGACCATGACCAGCGCCCTGCGGGCTTCTCGGGCCCGAGTCCCCAGGCGCTGCCACACTCGGACACCCACAGCGCCGCGCCACAGCCTGACTCCGTTCCTCCCGTCTCCTTCCGCAGTCGAGGACATCCAGACCCTGATCTGCAGGCAGCTGGGCAGCGCCAACAGCCAGGTGGAAGACGGGGGTGGCTCCGCAGGCCTGCCCCGCAGGGCAGAGACCTTTGGGGGCTATGACACCGTGAGCAGCCCCGGCAAGAGTGAGTGTTGCCGCGTCCCCCTGGGGCTTCGCGGGGCCCCAAACGAGATTGTATGGGTTCCTGGAGTGTTCCCAGCAGTGGAGTCAAGGCATTTGCTGCTGGACatctctgcttctgcttcctgCCAACTCCCTGCTCCAATTACGAACCCTCTGGGCAAGTTCTGGAAGGGGAGTTGTCCCTTGAGCTCCAAGAGCAGCAAAcaggccagcccctccctctcctgccggTCTCTGAGTCTCAAATGCTGCCAGGGTGGCATGGCCAATTTTCTACCTGGGTCTCGGGGACGGGGGGGCCTGGTCCGGACCCCTGTGGGACCTCTCACGCACCTGGATTGGGCTTTTCAGATGGCAGTTTGAAGAAGGCCTCCAGCAGTGACCCCGGCCCTCGAGACTGGCAAGGCCCGGTGCGCAGCCCAGACTCGCAGCCCAGCAGCCCCCGGGAACCCCCTGAGGAGGCCCCACCTGCAGTACGTTGCTTCCTTGGGATATCCCTGAGTTGAGCAGGGTCAGCCCAAGCCTTTTGCGTCAGCATTCACAAGCGTGAGCCGCTTGTGTTTGGGGTTGTCTAGTTTGGGCATCTCAGGACCCATAGTGACCAGCACCATTCCCATTGTCCCAGGAAAGAATCTGGGCCCAGATGAACCTGTAGGCAGGCTTCACGTTCCCTCCTGCACTCCCCAGGAATGGTACGAGGTGCCCGGGACAGAGGTGAGGGAGGGGACAAGCCCAGGGCAGGAGCTGTGGCCGCAGCAGCAGCCAAGGGGCCCCGCAGGGGCCCTAAGCACCAAGTCTGCACATGTGTCCTCATGCCTGAGGTTGCTGAGGCGCCTGGCTGCTTCCCTCGGACTCTGGAGGCCCACCTTTACCAGGCGCCCAGCCCAGAGTGGGGTCAGATTGTGGGTCAGGCTCCCCTCTGCTGCCCACTGGCTCCCCTGAGGCCGGGCGCACCTGACCTCTAAGGCTCCCCACGTGGAACCCACAGCAGCTTCCTTCCCACCTCCAGGAAGGCTGGCCTCTGCCCTCGTCTTCCAGACTCCGGGACTCACACAAGTCAAATGACCAGGCAGGGCATAGTGGGGTGacatgggggcggggagggtctCGTCAGTAATAAGCAGGTCCTTAGCTCTTTGTGTTAGACACCGTTCTCTCCACAGGTCACTGTGCCGGGTGTGGAGTGTGGCCCCCGTCAGCCCATGGTCCTGGAGTTTGAGGTAGGCTCGGGGCTCATCAGGGTCCCCAGGGGCGGGCATCCACAGCCCACATGGCTTTGCAGAGAGCAGGGAACCAGcgtctctgtccctccccgcaGCTTGTCCAGCGGATCCAGACCCTGTCGCAGCTGCTTCTCAGTCTCCAGGTACGGGATGGGGATGGGGTGGTTCTCCCCGGCCCGTGACCGGGCCCTTCTCCAACCCTTGAAGTTGGGCTCTGGGGAAGGGCAGGCCTCGTCCTAAAATCAGCCCCTGCCCGCCGCCCCCCGCAGGCAGTCATCGCGCGGCAGGACAGCTGCGTGGAGATGCAGAGGGCGTCCATCCAGGAGCGCGAGAAGCAGCTGCGGCTGCAGTCCACGCGCGGGAACATGCTGCTGGAGCAGGAGCGCCAGCGCAACTTCGAGAAGCAGCGGGAGGAGCTGGCGGGCGTGCAGAAGCAGCAGGGCCGCCTGCGGCAGGAGCAGCAGCGCTGGGAGCGCGAGCGGGAGCGCCAGCAGCAGGAGCTGGACCAGGCGGCGGCGCGGCTGCGGCAGCGCGAGAGCGAGGCAGCGCGGCTGCAGGAGCAGCTGAGCCAGGAGCGCGAGAGGCTGGAGCAGCAGCGGCGCGCCTACCAGCACGACCTGGAGCGGCTGCGGGAGGCCCAGCGCGCCgtggagcgggagcgggagcagCTGGAGCAGCAGCGGCGCCTCAAGAAGCAGAACACGCTGCCCGGGGCGCTGCCGCCGGACTCGCTGGCGGAGGTGAGGGCCCGCCGGGTGCACCCCGAGGGCGGGAacgcgcgggggtggggggggggggcgcatgCGCGGCCGCGTGGGACGTGGGTGTGCATGGCTGCTCTCGGTGTAGACTCCGCGGATTGTGCGAGGTTGGTGGGGGCGGGAAGGGAGGGTTCCGCGCCTCTGAGGCTGGTGGCTTGCAGGACCTGGTGGGGGTTGGGTTGGGCCTTCGGAGGAACAGCTTGGGGATGTGTCCTCTGCTGCCCTTTCAGGCCCAACCCCCAAGCCACACTCCCAGCTTCAACGGGGACGGGCTGGAAGGGCCCGCCGCCCTcgccaaggcgccgggagcccggGCGAGCGTGCTGCTGTCCGGCGCCGGCCCCGAATTCGCAGAGCGCCCCGAGGTGGCCCGCCGGGACAGCGCCCCGGCCGAGAGCCGGCCTGCCAAGAGCGACGTGCCCATCCAGCTGCTCAGCACCACCAACCAGCTCCAGAGGCAGACGGCGGTGCAGCAGCAGATCCCCACCAAGCTGGCCGCCTCCACCAAGGGCGGCAAAGACAAGGGCGGCAAGAGCAGGGGCTCCCAGCGCTGGGACAGCTCAGGTGAGTCCGGGCAGGGCGGCGGAGCTCGGGCGGTGGAGCGGAGCGCCAGGGGtaccctccaccccacccagaGGTGCGGGACCTCGGGCACCCACCCGGTCCCTATGGCCCGGGACTCGGGGGTCCAGTCTGGGGCAGTTTGTGAAGCCAAAGAGGCTTCTTATGAGCAAACCCGGATAGGACCCCAGGGCCATCCTCCGGAATGGGGAACAGGAGGAACCTGGAAGGCACAGCTGGCGACCTTGGCTACATGGCACAGGCCAGTCCTCTCGCCATGTGGAGGTCTCATCccgagaaggaaaatgaaaacatcagaCCCCATGTCATTTCCCCAGCTCGGTCCTGAAACAGGGATCGGCGAAAAGAGAACATCTTGGCAGTTCAGAAAGAAGAGCCTGGGCCCCTTAGGGACATCGAGGCAACCAGTGTTCATGCTCCCCACCGGGCCCCTACCCAGGTTCCCGTGCCCGGGTCTCTATCGTGTCCTCATCCCAGAGGGGACACTGAGGGCCTTGTGGAGTGCACCCTGCAGTGAGAGGTCCCCTGGGAGAGAAAGTCCAGGGGATCCTGTGAGTGCTGCCGGCATGCAGGCTCTGGCCGAGGGGAACCAACCCTGGAATGTTCCCTGAGGAGCAGGGCCTGTGTCCCAGGATCGCTGGGGTCACGCTCTCACCTGGAGGTTGAATGACTCCAAGGGCCCTCTGGTCGGGTGTCGCTGCTTCCGGGGCGTATTACGATCTGGGTGGGTGTGTCCCTGGGCAAAACTGGTTCTGCTCTGCTCGCGTGCCCGGAGCGACGCCAGACACCTGAGGCTGTGCGctccctccctcagcctcctTCGACCTGAAGCAGCAGCTGTTCCTCGGCAAGCTCGTGGGCAAGGACGAGAACACCGCTCGGAACCGCCGCTCGCTGAGCCCCGTCCTGCTCAGCAGCCACGGCTCTGTACCCGCCGCAGGTGGGCCCAGCACCCCAGCACCCTGTCCCTGGGACAGCAGGGCCAGTGCGACGCCTGGCAGCTGCCGACAACCGCCACTCCCCACTCTCTTCCAGAACCCTGCTGCCCGGCCCCCGCCGACGTCCCTCCTGAGAGCTTCTCCCTCAAGCCTGGGGGCACCcccgtgcccccctcccccttgcCACTGCCCACCACGCCACTGGACAAAGAGGACAGCAACAAGGAAGACGTCATCTTCTTCTAGAGGGGCTGTGGCTCGAGGTGCagacccctccctgccctgctgtcTGGGGGACAGCCCAGTCGTCCCTCTCCTCTTCCCGAGCAAACCACCACCAACGGCCACCTGGCttgggtcagggtcaaggtcagggccagggctgGCCCATTGTCTCGAGGCTCTTTCTGTAGGTTTAGcagtggtgcctgggtaactttctaagcctcttttttttaacacaaaaaggAAAGTTTTTAATCGGAGGTTGAACCAGAGCTAACCCAAGGAGCTGTGTCCAGTCACAGCTCccctgctggggagggagagatcGACTCCACACCATTTGTGCCAAGGTAGTGACGAACAG from Neovison vison isolate M4711 chromosome 6, ASM_NN_V1, whole genome shotgun sequence encodes:
- the ARHGEF18 gene encoding rho guanine nucleotide exchange factor 18 isoform X2; translated protein: MTVSQKGAPQPAPSPAGTGTQLGPIAGEMDEADSVFLKFKQAADDSLSLTSSSAEPIFVEDPCTASLRSEIESDARDFEAESWSLSVDAAYAKTQKKEVVKRQDVLYELVQTEVHHVRTLKIMLKVYSRALQEELQFSSKAVSRLFPCVDELLDLHSHFLSRLKERRQESLEEGSDRNYVIQKIGDLLVQQFSGENGDRMKEKYGVFCSGHNDAVSHYKLLLQQNKKFQSLIKKIGNFSIVRRLGVQECILLVTQRITKYPVLVERLIQNTEAGTEDYRDLTQALNLIKDIISQVDAKVSECEKGQRLREIAGKMDLKSSSKFKNGLTFRKEDMLQRQLQLEGTLCWKTTSGRLKDVLAVLLTDVLLLLQEKDQKYVFASVDSKHPVISLQKLIVREVANEEKAMFLISASLRGPEMYEIYTSSKEERNTWMAHIRRAVESCPDEEEGPFSEAEEEKKVFEARALRLRDFQERLNVKDQQIAQSLGEKQQIYLEMAEMSGLEDIAQSRLLFRGGDSSETMQGELILKSAMSEIEDIQTLICRQLGSANSQVEDGGGSAGLPRRAETFGGYDTVSSPGKNGSLKKASSSDPGPRDWQGPVRSPDSQPSSPREPPEEAPPAVTVPGVECGPRQPMVLEFELVQRIQTLSQLLLSLQAVIARQDSCVEMQRASIQEREKQLRLQSTRGNMLLEQERQRNFEKQREELAGVQKQQGRLRQEQQRWERERERQQQELDQAAARLRQRESEAARLQEQLSQERERLEQQRRAYQHDLERLREAQRAVEREREQLEQQRRLKKQNTLPGALPPDSLAEAQPPSHTPSFNGDGLEGPAALAKAPGARASVLLSGAGPEFAERPEVARRDSAPAESRPAKSDVPIQLLSTTNQLQRQTAVQQQIPTKLAASTKGGKDKGGKSRGSQRWDSSASFDLKQQLFLGKLVGKDENTARNRRSLSPVLLSSHGSVPAAEPCCPAPADVPPESFSLKPGGTPVPPSPLPLPTTPLDKEDSNKEDVIFF
- the ARHGEF18 gene encoding rho guanine nucleotide exchange factor 18 isoform X1 encodes the protein MGNTHSKTSDRPSAHHGHPELSFYSSFPRKWSENVFLDNELLTSKILSVLRPQSERGFRTGPLRYPAHFLSTNSVFASVAASLKEHPRATLLSDGSPALSRNVGMTVSQKGAPQPAPSPAGTGTQLGPIAGEMDEADSVFLKFKQAADDSLSLTSSSAEPIFVEDPCTASLRSEIESDARDFEAESWSLSVDAAYAKTQKKEVVKRQDVLYELVQTEVHHVRTLKIMLKVYSRALQEELQFSSKAVSRLFPCVDELLDLHSHFLSRLKERRQESLEEGSDRNYVIQKIGDLLVQQFSGENGDRMKEKYGVFCSGHNDAVSHYKLLLQQNKKFQSLIKKIGNFSIVRRLGVQECILLVTQRITKYPVLVERLIQNTEAGTEDYRDLTQALNLIKDIISQVDAKVSECEKGQRLREIAGKMDLKSSSKFKNGLTFRKEDMLQRQLQLEGTLCWKTTSGRLKDVLAVLLTDVLLLLQEKDQKYVFASVDSKHPVISLQKLIVREVANEEKAMFLISASLRGPEMYEIYTSSKEERNTWMAHIRRAVESCPDEEEGPFSEAEEEKKVFEARALRLRDFQERLNVKDQQIAQSLGEKQQIYLEMAEMSGLEDIAQSRLLFRGGDSSETMQGELILKSAMSEIEDIQTLICRQLGSANSQVEDGGGSAGLPRRAETFGGYDTVSSPGKNGSLKKASSSDPGPRDWQGPVRSPDSQPSSPREPPEEAPPAVTVPGVECGPRQPMVLEFELVQRIQTLSQLLLSLQAVIARQDSCVEMQRASIQEREKQLRLQSTRGNMLLEQERQRNFEKQREELAGVQKQQGRLRQEQQRWERERERQQQELDQAAARLRQRESEAARLQEQLSQERERLEQQRRAYQHDLERLREAQRAVEREREQLEQQRRLKKQNTLPGALPPDSLAEAQPPSHTPSFNGDGLEGPAALAKAPGARASVLLSGAGPEFAERPEVARRDSAPAESRPAKSDVPIQLLSTTNQLQRQTAVQQQIPTKLAASTKGGKDKGGKSRGSQRWDSSASFDLKQQLFLGKLVGKDENTARNRRSLSPVLLSSHGSVPAAEPCCPAPADVPPESFSLKPGGTPVPPSPLPLPTTPLDKEDSNKEDVIFF